From the genome of Naumannella halotolerans, one region includes:
- the sufC gene encoding Fe-S cluster assembly ATPase SufC, with translation MSTLDIKNLHAVVETETGPKEILKGVNLTVNSGEKHAIMGPNGSGKSTLAYAIAGHPKYTITEGSVTLDGEDILEMSVDERARAGLFLAMQYPVEVPGISVANFLRTAKTAVTGEAPKVRTWVKDVNAAMERVKLDETFAQRSVNEGFSGGEKKRHEIVQLELLNPKFAILDETDSGLDIDALRIVSEGVNRYADQGDRGLLLITHYTRILRYITPDYVHVFVNGRIAEQGGPELAERLEAEGYDRFVNAVAN, from the coding sequence ATGTCGACACTCGATATCAAGAACCTGCACGCGGTCGTCGAGACCGAGACGGGCCCGAAGGAGATCCTCAAGGGCGTGAACCTGACCGTGAACAGCGGTGAGAAGCACGCCATCATGGGCCCGAACGGTTCGGGCAAGTCCACCTTGGCCTATGCCATCGCCGGACACCCGAAGTACACCATCACCGAGGGCTCGGTGACCCTCGACGGCGAGGACATCCTGGAGATGTCGGTCGACGAGCGCGCCCGGGCCGGCCTCTTCCTGGCCATGCAGTACCCGGTGGAGGTGCCCGGAATCTCGGTCGCCAACTTCCTGCGTACCGCCAAGACCGCAGTCACCGGTGAGGCGCCGAAGGTGCGTACCTGGGTGAAGGACGTGAATGCGGCGATGGAGCGGGTGAAGCTCGATGAGACCTTCGCCCAGCGATCGGTCAACGAGGGGTTCTCCGGCGGTGAGAAGAAGCGGCACGAGATCGTCCAGCTGGAACTGCTGAACCCGAAGTTCGCGATCCTCGACGAGACCGACTCCGGCCTCGACATCGACGCCCTGCGGATCGTCTCCGAGGGCGTGAACCGGTACGCCGACCAGGGTGACCGAGGTCTGCTGCTGATCACCCACTACACCCGGATCCTGCGCTACATCACCCCCGACTACGTGCACGTCTTCGTGAACGGCCGGATCGCCGAACAGGGTGGCCCGGAACTGGCCGAGCGGCTGGAGGCCGAGGGGTACGACCGGTTCGTCAACGCGGTCGCCAACTGA